The segment GGAGAAGACGTTGTGGCCTTCGCGATCGTAGACGGACTGGTGGATGTGGAACGCGCTACCCGCCGCATCTTCGTGGACCTTCGAGAGGAAGATCACCCGCAGATCATGCTTGGCCGCCACGTGGCGGATCGTGCGCTTGAAGTGGAAGACGTCGTCGGCGAGTTTCATCGGATCGCCGTGATCGAAGTTGACCTCGAACTGGCCCGGGCCGAGCTCCTGGGACAGGGCACCGGTTTCGATGTCCTGCTTGCGGCATGTGTCTTCGAGTTCAGTGAAGAAACCCGAGAGCTCATGGAAGCGATCCGTGCCGTAGGGATCGATGAGATCTTCGAGATCATCTTCGTCCTCGGCGACCTGGCGCGTCCGCGACCAGGGATCCTCGTTGGCGGGCACGACGTAGAACTCTACCTCTGGCGCCACCACCGGCTTCCAGCCCTCCTGCTCGTAGAGAGACAGGATGCGCGCGAGGGCAGCGCGGGGCGCCGCGCCGATCAGATTTCCGTCGTCATCAATACAGTCCATGATGACAATCGCCGTGGGCTCCGGGGTCCAGGGGATGCGGCGTATCGTCGATAGGTCGGCGCGCAGGGACATGTCCCGGTCGCCGACGTTGTCCTTGCCGAGGTGGAAGGAGCTGTTCAAGGTCTGGGAGAGGATCGCGTACGGGATACGCGTGCCCACGCCCTTGAATTGAGAGACTGGTTGCACCTTACCTCGACCGATACCCGCCATGTCGGGCACGGTGGTTTCGATCCGCTCGATACCGTTTGCGCGCAGCCACTCAAGGGCCGACTCGAGGGTGGCCTCCGCTGGGCCGGCAGTCTCGACGTTCATAAATCTCCCGACGATTCCTTGCAAACTCGACGATGACCATTGGCGAAGCACCGATCCTCTCGTCCTATAGGCGTAGGCGGACGGAATTCCTACGGCGGACGCGACCGATCTTGAGAAGCCTGTAGCCGGCAGCGCAAGCACCAGGAACGGTGACCGCTGTCAGCGTGTAGGCATGGAAGACCGCACTCTGGGGCCCTCACTAGCGTACGGGCTGGCTCCTGGAAAGACTAACTCTCTCGTGCAGCGATACGACACCATCGTCGTTGGAGCAGGCCACAACGGACTCGTCTGTGGTGCCTCCCTCGCCAAGGCAGGACAGCGCGTACTTTTGCTCGAGGCCGGTGACGGCCCGGGCGGGCTCGCCAACACCTACGAATTCCACCCGGGCTACCGGGTCTCCCTCGCCCATTCCATCGCCCACTTCTCCTCCACCGTGGCCGAGGAGCTGAAGCTGTCGAGCTTCGGCTTCGACGACGCGGCGGAGCCGGTGGCACTGGTCGGACTCGATCGCGACGGTGAGCACGTCACGATCGCCGACGGCAAGATGTTCGGCGCGAGCGATCAGGACTGCAAGGCCTTCGACACCTTCGCTGCG is part of the Pseudomonadota bacterium genome and harbors:
- a CDS encoding glutamine synthetase family protein, whose product is MNVETAGPAEATLESALEWLRANGIERIETTVPDMAGIGRGKVQPVSQFKGVGTRIPYAILSQTLNSSFHLGKDNVGDRDMSLRADLSTIRRIPWTPEPTAIVIMDCIDDDGNLIGAAPRAALARILSLYEQEGWKPVVAPEVEFYVVPANEDPWSRTRQVAEDEDDLEDLIDPYGTDRFHELSGFFTELEDTCRKQDIETGALSQELGPGQFEVNFDHGDPMKLADDVFHFKRTIRHVAAKHDLRVIFLSKVHEDAAGSAFHIHQSVYDREGHNVFSAADGEAHERFGHYIGGLQRYLRDFLLLFAPYPNSYRRLNSHWASPINLEWGIDNRTVGLRVPLASAQARRVENRLAGADVNPYLAIAGSLACGYLGMKQEIMPTAAVEKSAYDAPFALLRHPHYSIASLRASKEAAQVFGEEFVQLFAAMKEHECLEFEEKVPVWEREQLGWTI